Genomic window (Nilaparvata lugens isolate BPH chromosome 7, ASM1435652v1, whole genome shotgun sequence):
CTTTTGGCTCTTCCTTTTTTACACCagagtgaaaactagatttgttttttcccagttcaattatgggctttATCAACggtgagagcgttttcctattgtattcctccgatcgtttttcaaaattaactaagcttttatgcttgtcgctgattacttttctcaatttcttaatcttttcgattaaactctccttcttgttatttactatgtttcttcctctcctcctcctcctatgtgttttagacaacatgactgtacaaagaattaatctctactgaacggaaagaatcgtgtccagtgaatcccgatattttccttcctttatatcacattctttcaaaattgtaacaaaattatgcgGTTTAcaattccaaactgtatgacaaagtttactgaaatctttataagaaatatctcctccaacatgatctctgtgaattaatttgagactcaataaatccatcttaaaaattataatcatatttgcatctctagtgaaatgtttctgtgtagctccataactctgaattaaatatgctgtgtcAATATTTCGATGACGTCCCATAGTgaaatattctcttatctgtggCACATTGCTCAGTTgtaagtcatcaaaaattactaagctATATTTGGGGATACGGTTCGGATGTGGAATTTGGCTCacatcctctttcatgtgaaatccgatatttttcaaacctgcgAATACCTTCttgagaaaaacatattttggttgatataagctcttgctaaataagtaaatgtgcttaaatctcaagccattttcagcaaatactaaattaaataagagattgtttttcctccagcactgggagaaataattaacattcttgcattaTGAGAAAGTAagtctccatttttacaaaatgcaggcttttctttatctgtaattaatttatcaaagttaacaattggtatttgactcatgattacaaacgtacagaacgtgatctgataagctactgaaaatttttacaaGAGTTAGATCAGTGCTGCTATGAATGAGAGCAATGACCGAGCACACATGCATTAGCATAGAGGGGCGTATCAGTCGACAGATTGGAATGTAGACACCACTCTCCACCTcctgtcatcatcatcagacagaGGATGGATGTATCTACCTTCTCTGTTCCTCACCCTCTTTTCTGCTTATCAGCTATTGAGTGTGcaaagattcttatattacgaaatgaAACTATGGATtgaaatgagaaccaatgtttgataataatacttctattatactttcaacgaatgtacatcatgatatttacaatagattatttacaataaatgtacatgatatttacaatagattacaaaagattatttttcatctaataattgatctttactaatataactaggtgttgaaaatccaatccatttcactaacaatccttttttatcacgttttaatattttttcaataaaatacacttgtctctccgattcgtttaattgtgtttttttaatttcttctgcataaaaccgaccactaattacttcaccgtttagatctctcagtgagtaggttataggtttaGAAGGGAATATAgagtgaatcacaaaatactctgcgctccagtttatgttataagatttatcgaaaaataatcgtttcttcgagattcgcacgatatcacctagcttaaattttggttttgaatttttcagtttatatcttctattgaatgcagaattcaataacattaaaaCATGAGTACGATTTTTCTTACCAACATccttaggtttcattctaatggatgaatgtgttgttgcattataatttcgaactaaactgtctagattgcttatccagtttttggttccatgttcaattaaatatctataaatttttgctttaagtgttctattcaGCCTTTCAACTATAGATGCTTTCTTATCGGTagaaaacatgataatgtttaatactgtatctatctaataacgcttcaacttttgaattaaagaattctgttccctgatctgtttggaacagcttaactcccttatttttagaaataattggttcgagagcattaaatacagattgacttgtcttgtctttcaatggtacacaatatgcaaattttgaaaaacaattaataacaactaagatatatttataacccttattaaaacgcgataaatgagatcggcttgaagcaggtctttttcacttttcagttcatatttgcgagtggcatagttcacacgcggcacgctatgaagctccaaagctagcttagatctaataatattcatgatatttacaacagacaaatcaaaattagtggtgttggatgattgtcacggaacatactgagcaatcagttagagtgttgtgggcactctataatgtccaaaagggaGAGTGTCAACACCGTTCTCAGCAATATATCTCAtatcgtcataaggactcaaacagatttttgcacattcaacctgatacatggtgtgattataggacctcatcatattaaatttttcaatgtgttcacaacgttcaatcagcgatttcttatataaattaaaattaagttttctacatttcactccggtctgtacaccctttgctacacatttatttacaggttcttcattctcgttatatactaaatatgagtaaactttgtgttcatgagctttttggttccagtttgaccattctcatttgtttggtagtttgacagcaattcgcgcggcggtgtttggtggagaggtgcgagtgggaagctggcgtgcttatcatgtaactcttgagggtacctgagatcacattctattatatatccggtttctgaattgctgtccaaattcacgaaatcaagcttggaaatttcttcctctgagaggaatttggaATTTCAACaggtaagcttcggctcatagcttctGAGTATAAACtttttgcatcgatataaaggagataatAACTCGGTTTTGAAGGgtcgtatgtttcgggtagatgtttgttattcgcttcacaataacgtttaccgatgaaTGACACCCTACCCCTCATccctgcctcaaacataagatgcatgtcaggatgagtaatcaattctagttcgactttagtgtgtttcagcatacaattccaggtaaagtgagcgagggaaagaaaatgggtgacatcaaggccgtatgagcaaaaaagcgtagacctcatggattcaaaaacttccgctaatagcatcacgtccaaacataaatagaaatcgtAATATTCACCGAGtgatttcagcttgaatgttgagaacactctttgcgcatgctcatattcttcgcgagacagaggtgtatcagttaaatcattatgaaaaaattCGATGAGAGGAAGTTTCCGCAaatttttcgggacaactcatgtatgagtaaggatatattccttttttcaacaagagttgtCTGTGTTCGCGTGGGGGATCATGAAATACTGAaaataaacgttcaaatttcttttccatgtctgtactttgcACTAAATTatgcaccaatacttccaaggattcagacataaacttgtaggaatctaaaaattaaattttgcctactgaaagtgtcaaaaatctctctgacgtatttgcgatgcaggaaatttcttttttacatttaccaagcgctttcagaataaaatgtgaatcaaacccggagaaattgtgaaaataacacaaaatgtactccggagtacgagccgataaattacaagaaacatgtgccgcacaTAGGTTATTTCCGGTTTTGTGcacgtggtgacgacatttaatatcggtgtctaaaaacggttcagcacaaagccagcagtttaccgaattttgaaatttgcgctcttgactttcggataaagcctgcatcggaatttctcgtttcatatcaacatacaaaatgtcgccgagatctgtaatttcctgaagaaatttctccatgattttttcatctaaactaCTTGATCTAAGGAGTACAGGTCCATAGGCGATTTTCCCTTTCACatcgataacaacaaaacaatagccgcagggaatatgtcgtgctgttttctttgtatagctatgCTTGATTTCATCCCaatcggattcatcatcatcattattatcgatattaacaacataagtttctaaatctgcataaatggtgtactttttcttcaatgtaGCGCTTAGCtccttgaatttaattgtctctccacatttaggatatgaaactcgctgtgattgaaacttggaacaaagctgttcatgtttcatcaaatttgctttaccatcataatttttagatttggtcaatgtaaatctatggaaacagaaattacaaacatgtacttGTCCGTTgcattttgaaaggtgggagagaagacgcgatagcccgtttttcccgttcgcggtatttactaaacagaaatgagtttttcctgcatcggcttttagcattaaaaggttaatttggtgcttacgagtgcggaaaatgcttgtgcggtaggggaaaaactttttgttgtcatacgcgatgacgtgaattgcaatatccggatttagcatttcaaatttcttaatatcgcgtgtcatcaccgggaaatttactcctcgcgtattaagtgtgtgagcaaacttgctcaaatactttacactcaagtccgagttccttggtttctgatggaaatacgcaagcactgaccataaaaagcatttttcgtcagacagatttttgatatttataatacaatttttgtttttaagaaattgcgttgtttgaatgaaactggatatgaagattggattaaatttaatcacgttcacatccagtgactcaattttcttcaaaacccaACCGCTGCCGTGTCGAACAAAGTTGTCAAATGATGACATGATTTTTCTCATGGCCAACATGAAAtgatcattaaaatcttcatagttctcaagcacgtttagcgctatgttggagtaactatgaagatttattagagatgagacagtctcgctaacctcatcatccatcaccactaatttatacagcaaaacattCAGCACGATGAACCACTTCACGTTGGCATCATGGCGTGCTGCGTGctccctaattatatcgaaaatGCGCTGTTTCGATCTCTCGAGCACGTTTTCGATACTGATTTCCTTGGGATCGTTGATGGTTATGCGATGACGCACCGCTGCGGAATTGACACCATGTAGTCTGcattccctcggcatgatgttagattctgagaaacaaaagaataacaatcaggatgagatagagtacaacagcatgtttagttgtgaattggcattggtagaagaaggctgtgtgtgaaaatgatatctcaagatcacataatgttgtatgaaagattaagattattatcttttgataaaagatggtcgaaatcttctccgcatttgtctgcagaaaacatggcgaaagagtgatttatattctcatctgcaccagacattgtgcgatgtgtattttgttcaatttgtttgggagaatgggaagaaagtgacataccagcaatagaacatgcaaggtacagtccgaactgtagaagggaagataatataataattgaagagaagaatttcgataataatattctacaagaatatgaagaaagatatttaactttcaataatgtagaagattcatccgttcaaggagagtatttttaaaagcatcatctacattgtgacttttgtaaatcattatccaaTAAAGCATAGTATTtcgcgagaaatggttatttcttacataaaaatccattctatctgcaatgtgtctattgcaaatatattatcgaaaatccattcaaaaaagtaatacatttaccgttttgtttatatgaagagtgtgagaaagaagagcgggggtTGGATGTTCCAGATATAGCATATCGTAAAGATGAggtaaaatcgcatgcatgcagtatattgtagaaggttttttatcctccgaggacaaaaactgtgctctgaggacaaaaactgtgctccgaggacaaaaactgtgctccaaggacaaaaactgtcctccgaagacaaaaattgtcctctgaGGACAAAAAAATTGTCCTCGAAGGataaaattaaagtaaaaatgaacttacatgtgttgatttgacgaaatgacaGCTATCTTCTCGgctatgcttctctcagctcagGTAGCTCCTCGACTGTGGTTGTCTCAGCTCAGGTATCGTCTCAGATTAGCTAGCTCCTCGGCTATGCTTCTCTCGATGCAGGTatgtttccctcacgagagcacaactgcttataAGACCGgaaaccgagttgtgaggtgagaaaatgctgtgaaaaacaatgaaatatttaataactgcaaccaaatattagaaatcaataagtaagtgttatttcaaaaatatcagaatgtaaCGGATTATACTTACTTACAATCAAATGTCAGCGTTGTGCTGCTGGTAAACCTCTGGGGAGTTGAGTACAGCACGCTCCAATTGCACACGCCCCCTCATttgctctctctcactcgtaCAAGCCTGCAACAGACTGAGAAATGACTTGGTATAAAATCAGTTGCCTCAGAGGATAATCACCATTTACGTTAGAGAAGAGTTAAGTGAACTTATATACCCTACGTGAACTTCTCCCTAATCATCATCTACACAatggattcatcatcatcatcttcaagcTTCATCATACCAGACAGCCCACCAACAGAGCAGCAGCTCAACTActggcagcagcagcagcagcagcagaagcagCAGCAGGAAGCTCGCAGCTCAGCTGCCACCTCCGCTGCCATGGCTGCCACCTCCGCTGTCTCCGccgcctcctcctccacctcaccCCTGAAGAGACAGGGAATCTTCTTTCAACGAGAGAGGGGTGAGGAGATCGTGATTCTGGACAGTCCTCTGCCACAATCTACACCGGCTACCTGGGCGCCGCGACGAGCGGTGCTGTCAACTCAACCCAGCAAGCAGCCGGTGAAGAGGAGGCTAGTTTTCGAGGACGAGGccatgctcactcaatcaaaggttagcttgaagaaaaatgttattattgtattaacatgtaatgtgcacaaaatctttataaaatgtgaattagtttttttaaaactaatttccaatggataaaatcttttgtgcacattacaagtctatgtttatttgaataaattgaactatgaaaTTACTGATTCTTATACTGTGAGCGAAGTCAAGACTGAGCTTGACTTCTAATTGTGCTATCAAAACAATCCGAAcacagataaattttcatgatggttgcattgaaatttggataaaaattcaaaataaacatgttttagtaatttcgataacaaattcgaatatgttgcatgaaagattatactgaaacaattcaattatctagcaatttgaattgagttatgttaaagtaatcggagaatttctgagttattacttatatatcattattacttatatattacttactatatcaaattactgattcaaataatacattgttatttgaattatgaaaaatgtgatcacatgcataaactgtttataatattacgtgtgaaacaaaattattgttgataaaaatgtgcatgtaatgaactgaaatattgattcaaataataaattgttatttgaattatgaaaaatccgatcacatgcataaactgtttataatattacgtgtgaaacaaaattattgttgataaaaatgtgcatgtaatgaacagaaaaatatttttcgagtcaattatctagcaatttgaattgagttatgTTAAAGTAATTGGAGAATTTCCAAGTTATTACTTACTTTcagttttgagtagtgaatctgttgagcaagttctctctctctctctctctcgtatgatttgatgatgaaaaatctgaaacaaataagagtctaatgaaatatgttttcaacagaaacgtgtgccggaagaggaggaggacagCTGGATCGTGCCTCTCTTGAGGGAGGAGGGGGAAGTGGAGACAGAGGACGAGGACGAGATGCAATCGGAGAACTTTCTGAGATTGTTGAATAGCCGCGTCGAGAAGCCATGGACACCTCTCCGCGAGTTGGAAGAGGGGTTGCCATATCCGATATGTGACGTGAGAGAGGCGTCCAACCAGCAAGGGCGGCGAATTGTGCTCAAAATCCGGGTACCCGGACTACCTACAACAGATGTTTATCTTCCAGAAAGATTTACCcggattttgagcacaaaagacattgaacattttaaattgaagtgCAAAACCTTATCTCTGTttgtaaagcatgttaatgcttttatgactgacataaaaattgttaaatgctAAATTAGCATTTAGCATTTTTTATGTCACTGACCAtctagcattaacatgctttacatGTTAATATGTATGTGTCAGTAGTGTAGTGttcaataaatagtttttttttgttattctataaaaattgttctcaaTTCTCACCTGTTATACACAGTTCACTAGAAGTAGTAGTAAAACACATACACAACCAGATGTTCAGTCAGCACTATGCAGCTTCCACTTTTATTATGAGTGCTTGTCTATGAGAATGTCTTTTTATAGCTTGTTGTACGCACGCACAAGGGCGAGCATCAGACACAGCAGGCAGTCGCTCACTCAGTCAAGGCCGACTTCCTTGTTGTGAAAGGTAGGGCATTGCTCCCtcacatctgttttggcacgcGCCCATATCTGTATGGGCAGAACACTTCCTCCTTTCAAATTGTGTTTGCCTTTTCagatttgctatttgaaaagaataattcttttaatgaaagaaaattcttttcaaatagcaaatctgaaaaggtgaattcgatttgaaaggtgaattcatttctaaattaatagaaaattcaattttctttcagcttaagttagtgtaatgattaattaattaactttagttaatgttcaaccattgagttgaaaggtaatgaaaaatggtatgtaggaggaAGCAAACTCCAAGGAAACGAGGCAGAGGTATCTTAAGCTCTGCTGCCAGAGTACTTAAGGGAGCGGCGGGTGCTGCTACAGGtattacttcaactattttaaataaattgatcgatATTACACCTGTGGAGATCCCAATAGCCCCTGGCTACAAGTATTGTGTCCCTGGCACCAAACTTGAAAAGCGATTAGCAAGAGGTGACCCGGGAATTAACAAACTTGACCAGGCTTGTAAGGCACACGATATAGCATATTCACAGAATAGTGATAATGCAAATCGATCGAAAGCTGACAGAGCACTAGCGAACGTGGCGTGggagatttttaaaaatctgaaaACTCCCCTTGCTGAGAGAGGACTCAGCTACCTAGTTACAaacgtgatgaaagctaaaaattactttggtggttctttgagaaagaagatgaaaaagatgaATGTGAAAAGgaaaagttatagtaatgatattaggcgcaaagctatagctcagttgaaacaacatattgcaggaaaagggtattttttgaaaccTTATCCACCAATTAGTGGGGGCAGAATTTTAattccacccccacccccaccatcatatggtgtgagtttattccctcaagttaagaaatgtagaacaacaacaaagaagagtaggaagaagacaaagaagagtaggaagaagtaaaagacatgaatattgaaggagaattgagtaattatgatttgattgattggtcgaaattattacagattcagctaagaggaatatatatgctagatgcattacccaaaaaaattctgaaaaacgagaatgccattgtgaatttggACAGAGAAAGCGAACCGGggacacattgggtagcatataagaaagttggctctaatgtttggtattttgatccaattggaaattcacaaccgccatacgaattggacaaatattggaaaaaagaaattggagtaaatatattttataatgtagagcacatgcaaccattaaatagtgatATTTGTGGTCATctcacattattgtttcttgcaaatcagttgtaattaagtgtttgtgctgaacgcacacacacacacaagatggttgttattacattaagatctaacacaagtaacctctatgaacatttacaagaaattatagaattggataaaaattgtgaatgggaaattggattgattaatttttgtagttacaatagtattgcaaacattaacaaaggaacaaattctagcttcaaatatgccgatagattaatcgagttggatacgAGTGCATATGAacttgaggatattataaaatctctgaagaataaattgaa
Coding sequences:
- the LOC120352148 gene encoding uncharacterized protein LOC120352148 → MPRECRLHGVNSAAVRHRITINDPKEISIENVLERSKQRIFDIIREHAARHDANVKWFIVLNVLLYKLVVMDDEVSETVSSLINLHSYSNIALNVLENYEDFNDHFMLAMRKIMSSFDNFVRHGSVSSSNFYPKSASFVIAMARECRGWNKNPKDRRQCQQLVMLRVRAGTKAKHQQQNTCTTF